The Deinococcus depolymerans genome has a segment encoding these proteins:
- a CDS encoding DEAD/DEAH box helicase, producing the protein MKLSRLPPGFALDTAAQGLALREESVQNVTRHWTDAGWHAEATVMDAGQPYHATVDLLPPPDPQLRGSSCTCGRYRCRHVAALVLATDPPDGPRPARTEPDRDATPAEEPLDARTQQWLASFTDTRSPSRGRQFELRYVLRFLPPGTSVGGTRRVAVQLTRVPLRADQPDLAAAERYSLPRNLASAPAFVRRDTHLLRLLDVATTATHEPGRWQDELHVLGDHPAADLLIESMLESGRLCWERPDAALTRGPDLHGHLAWMSDARGAQAPTLHVPDAPDATVLPTPRPWAVQATPAGQARLSRVQTDSPPDQVARFLTGPVLPPAQAVALAHAITASGLNLPIPQTVRVREERLPYTPQLHLTSRAATRHGWAARPETVTLPAAQLRHAYAGLTVPDARPEGSAGPTVYRDGVLTRVARDLTAERDAEHAVALAGFMLIGEALGEDYHLPEPDRDTLLTLGDEDAWMNFMRHGRADLEAQGVTVQVLPDFPLNYAEITDWYGETDDAFGGWFTLDLGIVVDGTRISLIPILADLIARQPGLFTPEALADLADDETLHATLDDGRRVALPAGRIRAILGVLVELNLRDLPPGPLRLPLLDAARVAQLEEAVQARWLGAERLLELGRKLRDFSGVQDVTPPAGLHADLRPYQRQGVSWLQFLREYGMGGILADDMGLGKTVQTLAHLLLEKESGRADRPSLVVAPTSVIGNWQAEAAKFAPDLRVLTLHGKDRRAHFSRIPDHDLILTTYPLLPRDIDDLGAFGYHLVILDEAQNIKNARTAAAKAAGALNARHRLALTGTPLENHLGELWSQFNFLAPGLLHDEKTFRELYRTPIEKRGEASRRQALAARVRPFILRREKRDVARELPPKTEIPVRVTLDGDQRDLYETVRVTTETRVREELRARGLSRSTIAILDALLKLRQAVTDPRLVKLDAARSVEGNAKFEWLSTHLPQMVEEGRRVLIFSGFATLLGHLEDWLREQRIPYSMITGSTQDRQSQIDAFQNGRTHVFLITLKAGGVGLNLTAADTVIHYDPWWNPAAEEQATDRAYRIGQDKPVFVYKLIAAGSVEERILDLQARKASLARGILDGGLSDATQLTPADLDRLFAPLEDEPEGEMAPTS; encoded by the coding sequence GTGAAACTCAGCCGACTGCCGCCGGGCTTCGCGCTCGACACGGCCGCGCAGGGCCTCGCGCTGCGCGAGGAGAGCGTGCAGAACGTCACGCGCCACTGGACCGACGCCGGCTGGCACGCCGAGGCGACCGTCATGGACGCCGGTCAGCCCTACCACGCCACCGTGGACCTGCTGCCCCCCCCGGACCCGCAACTGCGCGGCAGTTCCTGCACCTGCGGCCGTTACCGCTGCCGGCACGTGGCCGCGCTGGTCCTGGCCACAGACCCGCCCGACGGCCCCCGCCCCGCCCGCACCGAACCGGACCGGGACGCCACCCCCGCCGAGGAACCCCTGGACGCCCGCACGCAGCAGTGGCTGGCGTCCTTCACCGACACCCGCAGCCCCAGCCGGGGCCGGCAGTTCGAACTGCGTTACGTGCTGCGCTTCCTGCCGCCCGGCACCAGCGTCGGCGGGACGCGCCGCGTCGCCGTGCAACTGACGCGCGTGCCGCTGCGCGCCGACCAGCCGGACCTGGCCGCGGCGGAACGGTACTCGCTGCCCCGCAACCTCGCGAGCGCCCCGGCCTTCGTGCGGCGCGACACGCACCTGCTGCGCCTGCTGGACGTCGCCACGACCGCCACGCACGAACCCGGCCGCTGGCAGGACGAACTGCACGTCCTGGGCGACCACCCGGCCGCCGACCTGCTGATCGAGAGCATGCTCGAATCCGGGCGCCTGTGCTGGGAACGCCCGGACGCGGCCCTCACGCGCGGCCCGGACCTGCACGGGCACCTCGCGTGGATGTCCGACGCGCGTGGCGCGCAGGCCCCCACCCTGCACGTCCCGGACGCCCCGGACGCGACCGTCCTGCCCACTCCCCGGCCCTGGGCGGTGCAGGCCACGCCGGCCGGTCAGGCCCGGCTGAGCCGCGTGCAGACCGACTCGCCGCCCGATCAGGTCGCGCGGTTCCTGACCGGCCCGGTCCTGCCGCCCGCGCAGGCCGTGGCGCTGGCGCACGCCATCACGGCTTCGGGGCTGAACCTGCCCATCCCGCAGACCGTCCGTGTGCGTGAGGAACGCCTGCCGTACACCCCACAGCTGCACCTGACCTCCCGCGCCGCCACCCGGCACGGCTGGGCGGCCCGCCCGGAGACAGTCACGCTGCCCGCCGCGCAACTGCGCCACGCCTACGCCGGCCTGACCGTCCCGGACGCCCGGCCCGAAGGGAGCGCCGGCCCGACCGTGTACCGCGACGGCGTCCTGACCCGCGTGGCCCGCGACCTGACGGCCGAACGCGACGCGGAACACGCGGTCGCGCTGGCCGGGTTCATGCTGATCGGGGAGGCGCTGGGCGAGGACTACCACCTCCCCGAGCCCGACCGCGACACGCTGCTCACCCTCGGCGACGAGGACGCCTGGATGAACTTCATGCGGCACGGCCGCGCCGACCTCGAGGCGCAGGGCGTGACCGTGCAGGTCCTGCCGGACTTCCCGCTGAACTACGCCGAGATCACCGACTGGTACGGCGAGACGGACGACGCCTTCGGCGGCTGGTTCACGCTGGATCTCGGGATCGTCGTGGACGGTACCCGCATCAGCCTGATCCCCATCCTGGCCGACCTGATCGCCCGGCAGCCGGGCCTGTTCACTCCCGAGGCCCTGGCCGACCTGGCGGACGACGAGACGCTGCACGCCACCCTCGACGACGGCCGCCGCGTCGCCCTGCCCGCCGGCCGCATCCGCGCGATCTTGGGCGTCCTCGTCGAACTGAACCTGCGTGACCTGCCGCCCGGCCCGCTGCGCCTGCCGCTGCTGGACGCCGCCCGCGTCGCGCAGCTCGAGGAGGCCGTGCAGGCCCGCTGGCTGGGCGCCGAACGCCTGCTGGAACTCGGGCGGAAACTCCGCGATTTCAGCGGCGTGCAGGACGTCACGCCACCCGCCGGACTGCACGCCGACCTGCGCCCCTACCAGCGGCAGGGCGTGTCCTGGCTGCAGTTCCTGCGCGAGTACGGCATGGGCGGCATCCTCGCCGACGACATGGGCCTGGGCAAAACGGTCCAGACCCTGGCGCACCTGCTGCTGGAGAAGGAATCCGGCCGCGCCGACCGGCCCAGTCTGGTCGTGGCGCCCACCAGCGTCATCGGGAACTGGCAGGCGGAAGCGGCGAAGTTCGCGCCGGACCTGCGGGTCCTGACCCTGCATGGCAAGGACCGCCGCGCGCACTTTTCCCGCATCCCGGACCACGACCTGATCCTGACGACCTACCCGCTGCTGCCGCGCGACATCGACGACCTGGGGGCCTTCGGGTACCACCTCGTGATCCTGGACGAGGCGCAGAACATCAAGAACGCCCGCACGGCCGCCGCCAAGGCCGCCGGCGCACTGAACGCCCGCCACCGCCTGGCGCTGACCGGCACGCCCCTGGAAAACCACCTGGGGGAACTGTGGTCGCAGTTCAACTTCCTGGCGCCGGGCCTGCTGCACGACGAGAAGACCTTCCGCGAGCTGTACCGCACGCCCATCGAGAAGCGCGGCGAGGCCTCCCGCCGGCAGGCCCTGGCCGCGCGGGTCCGGCCGTTCATCCTGCGCCGCGAGAAGCGCGACGTGGCCCGCGAACTGCCGCCCAAGACCGAGATCCCGGTGCGCGTCACGCTGGACGGTGACCAGCGCGACCTGTACGAGACGGTGCGCGTCACCACCGAGACCCGCGTGCGCGAGGAACTGCGCGCCCGCGGCCTGTCGCGCAGCACCATCGCCATCCTGGACGCCCTGCTGAAACTCCGGCAGGCCGTCACGGACCCGCGCCTCGTGAAACTGGACGCGGCGCGCAGCGTGGAAGGCAACGCGAAGTTCGAGTGGCTCAGCACGCACCTGCCGCAGATGGTCGAGGAGGGCCGCCGCGTCCTGATCTTCAGCGGGTTCGCCACGCTGCTCGGTCACCTGGAGGACTGGCTGCGCGAGCAGCGCATCCCGTACTCCATGATCACCGGCAGCACCCAGGACCGCCAGAGTCAGATCGACGCCTTCCAGAACGGCCGGACGCACGTGTTCCTGATCACCCTGAAGGCCGGGGGCGTCGGCCTGAACCTCACGGCGGCCGACACGGTCATCCACTACGACCCCTGGTGGAACCCGGCCGCCGAGGAACAGGCCACCGACCGCGCCTACCGCATCGGGCAGGACAAACCGGTGTTCGTGTACAAACTCATCGCGGCCGGCAGCGTCGAGGAACGCATCCTGGACCTCCAGGCCCGCAAGGCCAGCCTGGCGCGCGGCATTCTCGACGGCGGCCTGAGCGACGCCACGCAGCTCACGCCCGCCGACCTCGACCGCCTGTTCGCCCCGCTGGAAGACGAACCCGAAGGCGAGATGGCCCCCACCTCCTGA
- the aroA gene encoding 3-phosphoshikimate 1-carboxyvinyltransferase, whose translation MSADGLPEKFDVIVHPAAELRGELRAQPSKNYTTRYLLAAALADGESRVVGVATSEDAGAMLRCLGDWGAGVELVGGDAVIRGFGAGPRAGVTLNPGNAGAVARFLMGVAALTTGTAFVTDYPDSLGKRPQGDLLEALSRLGARVQSRDGMFPLSISGPVRGGVVEVSAERSSQYASALMFLGPLLPDGLELRLTGDIKSHAPLRQTLDTLAAFGVRASASDDLSRITIPGGQAYRAGRVLVPGDYPGSAAILAAAVTRPGELRLSNLREHDLQGEREALDVLREMGADLTREGDTVVVRGGRPLHAVTRDGDGFTDAVQALTAAAALAGGTTTWENVYTLRLKECDRISDTRRELEALGLTVTETQDSLTVTGTPSLAGGVTADGHGDHRMIMLLTVLGLSAQSPIRITGAHHIRKSYPMFFRHLETLGARFEYPEATRD comes from the coding sequence ATGAGTGCGGATGGCCTGCCGGAGAAGTTTGACGTGATCGTGCACCCTGCCGCCGAGTTGCGGGGGGAGTTGCGGGCGCAGCCGAGTAAGAATTACACGACGCGGTACCTGCTGGCGGCGGCGCTGGCGGACGGCGAGTCGCGGGTGGTGGGCGTGGCGACCAGCGAGGATGCCGGGGCGATGTTGCGTTGCCTGGGGGACTGGGGCGCGGGCGTGGAACTGGTGGGTGGGGACGCCGTGATCCGGGGCTTCGGGGCGGGTCCGCGTGCGGGCGTGACGCTCAATCCGGGGAATGCGGGGGCGGTGGCGCGGTTCCTGATGGGCGTGGCGGCCCTGACGACCGGGACGGCGTTCGTGACGGACTACCCGGATTCGCTCGGAAAGCGGCCTCAGGGGGATCTGCTGGAGGCCCTGTCGCGTCTGGGTGCGCGGGTGCAGAGCCGCGACGGGATGTTCCCGCTGTCCATCTCGGGTCCGGTGCGGGGCGGGGTGGTGGAGGTCAGTGCGGAGCGCAGCAGTCAGTACGCGTCGGCGTTGATGTTCCTGGGGCCGCTGCTGCCGGATGGGCTGGAGTTGCGCCTGACGGGGGACATCAAGAGTCACGCGCCGCTGCGGCAGACGCTGGATACGCTGGCGGCGTTCGGGGTGCGGGCGTCCGCGAGTGACGACCTGAGCCGCATCACGATCCCCGGGGGGCAGGCGTACCGGGCGGGACGGGTGCTGGTCCCGGGGGATTACCCGGGCAGCGCGGCGATCCTCGCGGCGGCCGTCACCCGGCCCGGCGAGCTGCGCCTGTCGAACCTCCGCGAGCATGACCTGCAGGGCGAACGCGAGGCGCTGGACGTCCTGCGCGAGATGGGCGCGGACCTGACCCGCGAGGGTGACACCGTGGTCGTGCGGGGCGGGCGGCCCCTGCATGCGGTCACGCGCGACGGGGACGGGTTCACGGACGCCGTGCAGGCCCTGACGGCGGCGGCGGCGCTGGCGGGGGGCACGACGACCTGGGAGAACGTGTACACGCTGCGCCTGAAGGAATGCGACCGCATCAGCGACACGCGCCGCGAACTGGAGGCGCTGGGCCTGACCGTCACGGAGACGCAGGACAGCCTGACCGTCACGGGCACGCCCAGCCTCGCCGGGGGTGTCACGGCGGACGGGCACGGCGACCACCGCATGATCATGCTGCTGACCGTGCTGGGCCTGAGTGCGCAGTCTCCGATCCGCATCACGGGCGCGCATCACATCCGCAAGAGCTACCCGATGTTCTTCCGTCACCTCGAAACGCTCGGGGCGCGGTTCGAGTACCCGGAAGCCACGCGCGACTGA
- the trpD gene encoding anthranilate phosphoribosyltransferase — translation MMHARLMNGERLSQEDAAAFMREVMEGDMSGVRLAAALAALRVRGETPEEIAGFAQAMRENAVRVNVTPRPVLLDVVGTGGDGAHTFNISTTTAFVVAGAGVPVAKHGNRAASSRAGSADVLEALGVNLDAPPEVVADAVNTLGIGFMFARNYHPALRHAAAVRSDLAARTVFNILGPLSNPAGATHLVVGVFKPELTRTLAEVLRLLGAGGATVVYGDGLDEFTVSGVNTVSGLRDGQIIDRTLHPEEVGVDLHPREAIVGGTPAENAQITRALLTGGGTPAQRDIVALNAGAALRTAGAADSIRAGVELAREVMGSGAGWSTLERYAAHTRR, via the coding sequence ATGATGCACGCCAGACTGATGAACGGCGAACGGCTCTCGCAGGAGGACGCGGCGGCGTTCATGCGCGAGGTCATGGAAGGCGACATGAGCGGCGTGCGGCTCGCGGCGGCCCTGGCGGCCCTGCGCGTGCGCGGCGAGACGCCCGAGGAGATCGCGGGCTTCGCGCAGGCCATGCGGGAGAACGCGGTGCGCGTGAACGTCACGCCCCGCCCGGTGCTGCTGGACGTGGTCGGCACCGGCGGCGACGGCGCGCACACCTTCAACATCAGCACCACGACGGCGTTCGTGGTGGCGGGCGCGGGCGTGCCGGTCGCCAAGCACGGCAACCGCGCCGCGAGCAGCCGCGCCGGCAGTGCCGACGTGCTCGAGGCGCTGGGCGTGAACCTGGACGCCCCCCCGGAGGTCGTGGCGGACGCCGTGAACACCCTGGGCATCGGGTTCATGTTCGCCCGCAACTACCACCCGGCCCTGCGGCACGCGGCGGCCGTCCGCTCGGACCTGGCCGCCAGGACGGTGTTCAACATCCTGGGGCCGCTCAGCAACCCGGCGGGCGCCACGCACCTCGTGGTGGGCGTGTTCAAGCCGGAACTGACGCGCACGCTGGCCGAGGTGCTGCGCCTGCTCGGCGCGGGCGGCGCGACCGTCGTGTACGGCGACGGCCTGGACGAATTCACCGTGAGCGGCGTGAACACCGTCTCGGGCCTGCGCGACGGTCAGATCATCGACCGGACCCTGCACCCCGAGGAGGTCGGCGTGGACCTGCACCCCAGAGAGGCGATCGTGGGCGGCACGCCCGCCGAGAACGCACAGATCACCCGCGCCCTCCTGACGGGCGGCGGCACGCCCGCCCAGCGGGACATCGTGGCGCTGAACGCCGGGGCGGCCCTGCGCACGGCGGGCGCCGCCGACTCCATCCGCGCCGGGGTGGAACTGGCCCGCGAGGTCATGGGCAGCGGCGCCGGCTGGAGCACCCTGGAACGCTACGCCGCCCACACCCGCCGCTGA
- a CDS encoding YiaA/YiaB family inner membrane protein: MTQFSNPDIVGDSPAWLSFIWIAFMTALGLMILGIYFIPVDWWIKGYLYMGTLFLTASTLTLSKSLRDRHEHERLVNRVKSARTEQVLSKFDT, translated from the coding sequence ATGACGCAGTTCAGCAACCCGGATATCGTCGGTGATTCCCCCGCCTGGCTCAGTTTCATCTGGATCGCGTTCATGACCGCCCTGGGCCTGATGATCCTGGGCATCTACTTCATCCCGGTGGACTGGTGGATCAAGGGCTACCTGTACATGGGCACGCTGTTCCTGACGGCCAGCACCCTGACCCTCTCCAAGAGCCTGCGTGACCGGCACGAGCACGAGCGGCTCGTGAACCGCGTCAAGAGCGCCCGCACCGAGCAGGTCCTCAGCAAGTTCGACACCTGA
- the trpE gene encoding anthranilate synthase component I, with the protein MTQRTPPPTAQASPAPLAVATRELNADLDTPVTAYLKAAQDEPVSFLLESVEAGETLGRYSFIGIGEQGRFEARGTHVTSSGTFGTHDGPVPDPLAHLYAATTRPAPVPAGLPALIGGAVGYAAYDLIRAYETLPDSNPDELGVPDACFIAPRGMVIFDHLKHRLIAVAAAPQQADADAEVTTLVARLRGPLPSVPGQQPVPTPTFTSNFTPDTFRDAVNRALDYIRAGDIFQVVPSQRFSAPLGDLHPFALYRALRRVNPSPYLGYLQLGPVTLVASSPESLLASDGRTVTTRPIAGTRTRGTTPEHDNAQAAELLADEKERAEHLMLVDLGRNDLGRVSRYGSVRVHDAFTIERYSHVMHIVSSVTGTLRDDRTPLHALASVQPMGTVSGAPKIRAMEIIDELEPTRRGPYGGSFGYIAHDGSMDMALTLRTMVITGGHVHIQAGAGVVADSDPTSEELETRNKAAALMRAVELAAGGL; encoded by the coding sequence ATGACGCAGCGCACCCCACCCCCCACGGCCCAGGCCAGCCCCGCCCCGCTGGCCGTCGCCACCCGCGAACTGAACGCCGACCTCGACACGCCCGTCACCGCGTACCTGAAAGCCGCGCAGGACGAGCCCGTCTCCTTCCTCCTCGAGAGCGTCGAGGCCGGCGAGACCCTCGGCCGGTACTCCTTCATCGGCATCGGCGAACAGGGCCGCTTCGAGGCGCGCGGCACGCACGTCACGAGCAGCGGCACCTTCGGCACGCACGACGGCCCCGTCCCCGATCCCCTCGCGCACCTGTACGCCGCCACCACCCGCCCCGCCCCCGTCCCGGCCGGGCTGCCCGCCCTGATCGGCGGGGCCGTCGGGTACGCCGCGTACGACCTGATCCGTGCGTACGAGACCCTGCCGGACAGTAACCCGGACGAACTGGGCGTGCCTGACGCCTGCTTCATCGCGCCGCGCGGCATGGTCATCTTCGACCACCTCAAGCACCGCCTGATCGCCGTCGCTGCCGCCCCGCAGCAGGCCGACGCCGACGCCGAGGTCACCACCCTCGTCGCTCGCCTGCGCGGCCCGCTGCCCAGCGTGCCCGGGCAGCAGCCCGTCCCCACACCCACCTTCACCAGCAACTTCACGCCCGACACCTTCCGCGACGCCGTGAACCGCGCCCTGGACTACATCCGCGCCGGCGACATCTTCCAGGTGGTGCCCAGCCAGCGCTTCAGCGCGCCCCTGGGCGACCTGCACCCCTTCGCGCTGTACCGCGCGCTGCGCCGCGTGAACCCCAGCCCGTACCTCGGCTACCTGCAACTCGGGCCGGTCACGCTGGTCGCCAGCAGCCCCGAGAGCCTGCTGGCCAGCGACGGCCGCACCGTCACCACCCGCCCCATCGCCGGCACCCGCACGCGCGGCACCACTCCCGAACACGACAACGCGCAGGCCGCCGAACTCCTGGCCGACGAGAAGGAACGCGCCGAACACCTCATGCTCGTCGACCTGGGCCGCAACGACCTCGGCCGGGTCAGCCGTTACGGCAGTGTCCGCGTGCACGACGCCTTCACCATCGAACGCTACAGCCACGTCATGCACATCGTGTCCAGCGTCACCGGCACCCTCCGGGACGACCGGACGCCCCTGCACGCCCTGGCCAGCGTGCAGCCCATGGGCACCGTCAGCGGCGCCCCCAAGATCCGCGCCATGGAAATCATCGACGAACTCGAACCCACCCGGCGCGGCCCCTACGGCGGATCTTTTGGCTACATCGCCCACGACGGCAGCATGGACATGGCCCTCACGCTGCGCACCATGGTCATCACGGGCGGTCACGTCCACATCCAGGCCGGAGCGGGCGTCGTCGCCGACAGCGACCCCACCAGCGAGGAACTCGAAACCCGCAACAAGGCCGCCGCCCTCATGCGCGCCGTCGAACTCGCCGCAGGCGGTCTATGA
- a CDS encoding sorbosone dehydrogenase family protein yields MPSIRLAFPAALAATTLALLGTGCAQSSTGVAQSLRVPAGFQVNLYADGFKKPRFMVVASNGDVLLSDTGAGTVYVLPDRNGDGKADGKQVFASGLNQPHGLAIQGGYLYVANTDGVVRFPYRAGDVKASAAPTKLVDLPGGGGHSTRTVEFGPDGRMYVSVGSTCNVCEESDPKRAAIWVYDADGKNGRPYATGLRNAVGLEWFGGQLYATNNGRDQLGDDLPPEGFYRVKSGGFYGWPYCYTTQPGQAQVWDRDFGKKTADACRAATPAFALTTAHSAPLGLAFYTGKTFPAAYRGQMFAALHGSWNRSEKSGYKVITIDPQSGKVTDFLTGFLRGQNVVGRPVDLAVAADGSLLLTDDGGGRVWRIQAR; encoded by the coding sequence ATGCCCTCAATCCGACTGGCCTTCCCGGCGGCGCTGGCCGCCACGACCCTCGCCCTGCTGGGCACCGGCTGCGCGCAGAGCAGCACTGGCGTGGCGCAGAGCCTCCGGGTGCCCGCCGGGTTTCAGGTGAACCTGTACGCGGACGGGTTCAAAAAGCCGCGTTTCATGGTGGTGGCCAGCAACGGTGACGTCCTGCTCAGCGACACGGGGGCCGGGACGGTGTACGTCCTGCCGGACCGCAACGGCGACGGGAAGGCCGACGGGAAGCAGGTGTTCGCCAGCGGACTGAACCAGCCGCACGGCCTCGCCATCCAGGGGGGCTATCTGTACGTGGCGAACACGGACGGCGTGGTGCGCTTCCCGTACAGGGCCGGGGACGTGAAGGCCAGCGCCGCGCCCACGAAACTGGTGGACCTGCCGGGCGGGGGCGGTCACTCGACCCGCACGGTGGAGTTCGGTCCGGACGGGCGGATGTACGTCTCGGTGGGCAGCACCTGCAACGTCTGCGAGGAGAGCGACCCGAAACGCGCCGCGATCTGGGTGTACGACGCCGACGGCAAGAACGGCAGACCCTACGCGACAGGCCTGCGCAACGCCGTGGGCCTCGAGTGGTTCGGCGGGCAGCTGTACGCCACGAACAACGGCCGCGACCAGCTGGGCGACGACCTGCCGCCCGAGGGGTTCTACCGGGTCAAGTCGGGCGGGTTCTACGGCTGGCCGTACTGCTACACCACCCAGCCCGGACAGGCGCAGGTGTGGGACAGGGACTTCGGGAAGAAGACCGCCGATGCCTGCAGGGCCGCCACGCCCGCCTTCGCGCTGACGACCGCGCACTCCGCGCCGCTGGGACTGGCGTTCTACACCGGGAAGACCTTCCCCGCCGCGTACCGTGGGCAGATGTTCGCGGCGCTGCACGGCAGCTGGAACCGCAGCGAGAAGAGCGGGTACAAGGTGATCACCATCGACCCGCAGAGCGGGAAGGTCACGGACTTCCTGACCGGCTTCCTGCGCGGGCAGAACGTCGTGGGCCGCCCGGTGGATCTCGCGGTGGCCGCCGACGGGTCGCTGCTGCTCACCGACGACGGCGGGGGCCGCGTCTGGCGCATCCAGGCCCGCTGA
- a CDS encoding aminodeoxychorismate/anthranilate synthase component II, protein MTTPAVPTPHPAPRLLLIDNYDSFTYNLVQYFGELGADLTVWRNDAFTLDEVRALNPDAIVVSPGPCTPTEAGQSVAVIRELGPTVPTLGVCLGHQSIGEAFGAQVGRAILPVHGKTSPVRHDGSGLFAGLRDGVTVTRYHSLVVRDLPPELVATAWTTDPDEEVVMALRHREFPVFGVQFHPESIATEGGMDMIRNFLAEVRAFHSARAARVTGAGA, encoded by the coding sequence ATGACCACCCCCGCTGTTCCCACCCCACACCCCGCGCCCCGCCTCCTGCTGATCGACAACTACGATTCGTTCACGTACAACCTCGTGCAGTACTTCGGGGAGCTGGGCGCGGACCTGACCGTGTGGCGCAACGACGCCTTCACGCTGGACGAGGTGCGGGCCCTGAACCCGGACGCGATCGTGGTGTCGCCGGGACCCTGCACGCCCACCGAGGCGGGGCAGAGCGTGGCCGTGATCCGCGAGCTGGGGCCGACTGTGCCGACGCTGGGCGTGTGCCTGGGCCACCAGAGTATCGGGGAGGCGTTCGGGGCGCAGGTGGGCCGCGCGATCCTGCCGGTCCACGGAAAGACCAGCCCGGTGCGGCACGACGGGTCCGGGCTGTTCGCGGGCCTGCGGGACGGCGTGACGGTCACGCGGTACCACTCGCTGGTGGTGCGGGACCTGCCGCCGGAACTGGTGGCGACCGCCTGGACGACCGACCCGGACGAGGAAGTGGTGATGGCGCTGCGGCACCGTGAATTCCCGGTGTTCGGCGTGCAGTTCCACCCGGAGAGCATCGCCACGGAGGGCGGCATGGACATGATCCGGAATTTCCTGGCGGAAGTGCGCGCGTTCCACTCGGCGCGGGCCGCGCGGGTGACGGGGGCCGGCGCATGA
- a CDS encoding Lrp/AsnC family transcriptional regulator — MRQSGGHLDPLDHSILQELQTDSRLSMRELGRRVGLSAPAVTERVRRLEDAGVILGYGVRVASKPLGRTITAFIGVQDSGRNDPTLVRWATKHDGVLECHSVTGDNSCILKVAVPDVGALENMLTELINMGFTCDTSIVLSTPLEGKLLLPPR, encoded by the coding sequence ATGAGACAGTCCGGCGGCCACCTCGACCCCCTCGACCACAGCATCCTCCAGGAACTCCAGACCGACTCGCGCCTCAGCATGCGCGAACTCGGCCGCCGCGTCGGCCTCAGCGCCCCGGCCGTCACGGAACGCGTCCGCCGCCTCGAGGACGCCGGCGTGATCCTCGGCTACGGCGTGCGCGTCGCCAGCAAACCCCTTGGCCGCACCATCACCGCGTTCATCGGCGTGCAGGACAGCGGCCGCAACGACCCCACCCTGGTCCGCTGGGCCACCAAGCACGACGGCGTGCTGGAATGCCACAGCGTCACCGGCGACAACTCCTGCATCCTGAAAGTCGCCGTGCCCGACGTGGGCGCCCTGGAGAACATGCTGACCGAACTGATCAACATGGGCTTCACCTGCGACACCAGCATCGTCCTGAGCACCCCACTGGAAGGCAAACTGCTCCTGCCGCCCCGGTGA
- a CDS encoding DinB family protein, which yields MLPELRDLFVRDLEKLAVELEAYPDEASVWAVPEGVLNSGGTLALHLIGNLSQFVGADLGGVAFVRDRPAEFARRDVPRAELIAGVRGVSALVAGTLDRLDPARLDAPHPAQLPGFPQGMTARFFLIHLYGHLNWHLGQVNYHRRLL from the coding sequence ATGCTGCCGGAATTGCGGGATCTGTTCGTGCGGGACTTAGAGAAGCTGGCCGTGGAACTGGAGGCGTACCCGGACGAGGCGTCGGTGTGGGCCGTGCCGGAGGGCGTGCTGAACTCGGGTGGGACGCTGGCGCTGCACCTGATCGGGAACCTGTCGCAGTTTGTGGGCGCGGACCTGGGGGGCGTGGCGTTCGTGCGGGACCGCCCGGCGGAGTTCGCGCGGCGGGACGTGCCGCGCGCGGAGTTGATCGCGGGCGTGCGGGGGGTGTCGGCGCTGGTGGCGGGCACGCTGGACCGGCTGGACCCGGCCCGGCTGGACGCGCCGCACCCGGCGCAACTGCCGGGTTTCCCGCAGGGCATGACCGCGCGCTTTTTCCTGATTCACCTGTACGGGCACCTGAACTGGCACCTGGGGCAGGTGAATTACCACCGCCGACTGCTGTGA